One stretch of Oncorhynchus clarkii lewisi isolate Uvic-CL-2024 chromosome 3, UVic_Ocla_1.0, whole genome shotgun sequence DNA includes these proteins:
- the LOC139403467 gene encoding gap junction alpha-5 protein-like yields MGDWSLLGNFLEEVQEHSTSVGKVWLTVLFIFRILVLGTAAESSWGDEQSDFLCDTQQPGCTNVCYDRAFPIAHIRYWVLQIVFVSTPSLIYMGHAMHIVRRDEKRKRREQEKTEGMEEEEEKGEGGSVSGEKVYLQQRDCGKVLEASGRVRLRGALLSTYILSILIRTVMEVIFIVVQYMIYGVFLRALYHCKAWPCPNPVNCYMSRPTEKNVFIVFMLVVAGVSLLLSVVELYHLAYRRYRKCRRTRASLKNTTHNAVAIPFTRDADNPTSHNSPGCTPPPDFRQCLVLSGTMTPLAPVNPMNSMPSHPFNNRMAHQQNSVNMATERHHSHDDLEGERGFLRMNYTQVPGEMPSGCSAPPLLHTAYLKDKQSLSKISSTSSRVRPDDLAV; encoded by the coding sequence ATGGGGGACTGGAGTCTTCTGGGGAACTTCCTGGAGGAAGTTCAGGAACATTCCACGTCGGTGGGGAAGGTGTGGCTCACCGTCCTCTTCATCTTCAGGATCCTGGTGCTGGGCACAGCCGCTGAGTCCTCATGGGGAGACGAACAGAGTGACTTCCTGTGCGACACCCAGCAGCCTGGTTGTACCAACGTCTGTTATGACCGGGCGTTTCCTATCGCACACATCCGCTACTGGGTCCTACAGATCGTCTTCGTGTCCACACCATCACTGATCTACATGGGTCACGCCATGCACATAGTGCGGAGGGATGAGAAACGAAAAAGGAGGGAGcaggagaagacagaggggatggaggaggaggaggagaagggagagggggggagcgtATCGGGGGAGAAGGTGTATCTCCAGCAGAGGGATTGTGGGAAGGTGCTGGAGGCATCTGGGCGAGTTCGCCTGCGGGGGGCACTGTTATCCACGTACATTCTGAGCATCCTGATTCGCACTGTGATGGAGGTGATCTTCATCGTGGTCCAGTACATGATCTATGGAGTCTTCCTCAGGGCTCTGTACCACTGCAAGGCCTGGCCCTGCCCCAACCCAGTCAACTGCTACATGTCCCGGCCCACAGAAAAGAACGTATTCATTGTCTTCATGCTGGTGGTGGCAggtgtctccctcctcctctctgtggtcGAGCTCTACCACCTGGCCTACAGGCGGTACAGGAAGTGCAGACGCACTCGTGCCTCCCTCAAAAACACCACTCATAATGCTGTGGCAATCCCCTTCACCAGAGACGCCGACAACCCGACCAGTCACAACTCCCCAGGCTGCACCCCTCCCCCTGACTTCCGCCAGTGCTTGGTGTTGTCGGGGACAATGACCCCCTTGGCCCCTGTGAACCCCATGAACTCCATGCCTTCTCACCCCTTCAACAACAGAATGGCGCACCAGCAGAACTCCGTCAACATGGCCACCGAGCGTCACCATTCCCATGAcgacctggagggagagagaggtttccTGAGGATGAACTACACCCAGGTGCCAGGGGAGATGCCCAGCGGGTGCTCTGCGCCACCCTTACTGCATACCGCGTACCTGAAGGACAAACAGAGTCTCAGTAAGATCAGCAGCACCAGCAGCCGGGTTCGACCAGACGACCTGGCCGTGTAG